GTTTGCATTTTTTCTATAGCTGGACGACAACCGGACACGGGTGTGGCCAATATTTCTGTGGTCCCCATAACTTTTGTTTattgccaccagtcctgactaTCTGGGTTCTCTGCTGCTATTTCTCTCTTATTTATCAGTAAATGTCTCTTAAAAGTCCAGGAAACAGGGAATGGGGGGATAATGtactagacagtattgacctcccgtgttctaacaaattctcttgcttggcactgaacaggtcctgagggtcccacattacagaggttcccattccagtgcttctctaTCCTCCTtgtcaaatagtttttcctattgtccaacctaGATCACTCCTACTGTAAATTGAGACCACTACTCCTCagtctatcatctgtcaccattgaaaacagcctctcttcatcctccttgtaacacagTCTCAGGCAATTAAAGTCTCATATCAAAtctcctctcactcttctcttctgtagacaaagCAAGCCTAAATCCCTGATCCTCTCCTcaaaagtcatgtgctccagccccctaatcatttttgttgccttccattGGAATCTTGCCAATGTTTCAATGTTCTTTTGGTGATGgggagcccagaattggacacaatatttcagatgtgtccTCAGCATTGTCAAAAAaatgggaataatcacttccctacatctgctggcaatgctcttacTGATGAAGACCAACATGCTGTTGGCCTctttggctacaaaggcacactgttaatTCATACCCAACTTCTCATCCACGGTAATGTCCAGGTCCCTTTAGGCAGCACTGCTGCTTAGCAAGTCAGTTCCTGAACCCATAGCAGCATTTGGGATTCTTGTGTGCTAAGTGCAGGAATATGCACTTTTTGTTAAATCTCACCAGCTTTCTCTTcacctaatcctccaatttgtctattcCTTTGTTGACAGATGGACGCCATGGCTGGGACAAAAATAAGAAACCAAACTAGCGTGCAGGATTTCATTCTACTGGGTTTTCCTGGAGCTTGGTATTTCCGGATGTCCCTTGCTGTGCTATTCTCTTTGACGTACGTCCTAACGGTCATAGGGAATATTGGCATCATCGCCTTGGTGAGGACCCACcctcagctccacacccccatgtacttcttcctctgCAATCTTTCCTTCTTGGAGATCTGGCTCACCACCACTTCGGCCCCTAAGGCTATCGGCGTCACTCTGGGCACAAGCCAAACCATCTCTTTCACTGCCTGCCTCATGCAAATGTATATTCTTGTCTCCTTGGGTGCCACAGAATGTCTCCTCTTGGCtgccatggcctatgaccgctatcTGGCCATATGCCACCCATTGCGCTACAGCGTTCTCATGAACAACACCATCACTGCTCAGCTGGCCCTTGCCTCTTGGCTGGGTGGGTTCCTGGCTGTCGCTCTGGTGGCAGCTCTAATCTCCAGGTTGTCTTTCTGTGGTGCTAACATCATCAATCATTTCTTTTGCCTCACAGAGTCCTGGATtgtgctttcctgcacagacacacatgtCATTGAGCTCACAACATTCTTTCTCTCAATAATTATTGTTATCTTCTCATGTAAAATAACTGTGGTCTCCTACATTTGCATTATCTCAACCATCTTGAGAATCCCTTCAACCAAAGCCtggcaaaaggccttttccacatGCTCAGCCCACCTTATTGTTGTGACCCTCTGGTTTAGTTCCTGCATTATTCTTTTTGTGAAGCCTTCAGCACAGAACACCCAGGATTTGAACAAAACTGTCAACATCTTTAACACTATCATCACTCCGCTATTAAATCCTTTTGTTTACACTCTAAGAAACAAGGAGGTGAAGGAAGCATTAGGAAAAACAGTCAGGGGAACCTTCAGTGGTTTTAGAAAAGTTTCAAGCTATTAGAAATTTGATCTAAATGTCCAAAGCTTGAATTATGATATTGGAAAGAAATAGCTGAAGTCATGactttttcaaaatacaaatgagtctttttttttttttaaattataactgGACCTACATCCTGCCCCAAACTCTCATGTAACATTTCCTTAGTAGAAAGGTGGAATTTATTTAGTGGAAAACTGgaaaatgaacatttaaaaacTGATGCTTCCATCACAAGCTAGAAGCATAGCAAGGACACAAAAGAGCCACAAGACCctgagtggttaaacactggaataaattgtcataaggtattgtggaatctccatcacgggagatatttcagagcagctTAGATGAACAGCTATCAGGAATGATGTAGATTGCACGTGGTCCTtttgtgagagcaggggactgctcttgatgacctcttgaggtcccttccaattctattgTTTTATGAGTCTGCGATGGTCGCTTTCTTTCACACCTTTTCTCGTTTATTGTAACAAACTCAACAGATGAGCTCCAGTGGCAGAAGGAAATTTTGTGTGTTGAAGATTCAAAGATGTGAGCTTTGAATGACACTCAGAAGGATCTGAATGGTTAGATCCATTATTAATAACATTATGAGTCAAGGGAGATAGTTTCCCAAGTGCCATTGTATTTTGCAGGCCTTGCTGGACTCCCGAGGCACAGTTAACGTTTGTCTGTGTGCGGGGAGCGGGAGGTGGGACAATAAAGCAGCCCAATACAGTGGCATTTTATTTAAGAAGTGGGGACTACCTAAAAAAGAGGATGTTaattaaaaggaaatgaaaaggcacagaaccaaaaatCAAGGGCCAAcaagctctatggtcaccttttAAAAACCCGCAATACAGCCTCAAATTAAAGGTATGgcccaaatttaaaaaattaaaaacaaaggaagAGGACCACAAATTAGGAATCATGTCTAAAAGGCGTTCTTTGAAAACAtgacatttgtaaaacttaaaatTGGATAggccaaaaaaaccaaaagaatTGGAAGAGCCACCAGCCAAAGACtttggctctcagctcaggctgtggtGGGGCCTCCTTTCTCTATGGAGGTAGTCTAAATCCcaactacatgggacagtgaagcgCATCGAGGAGTGTGTTGATTACAGCTTCATAGTTACAAtcctaaaggagcactcaaggaataTCAAGTCATTGTAGAGGAGCTCAATGAATTCTTTGAAGCACTCTTCAAGGCAGAAAGTGTTTCTACCACTAGGCTGTTCTTTTGTGGTGACAAATTTCAGGAACTTCAACTGATGCCAGGTCAACACTGCAGGGAAAAGTTGAATTAGGATACACCATTTCTGCTAccttaattacatagctaaagttgATGCACCTTATTTCAGGCTTCCTCACCATCTgcactaaggaaggttgatgggaacctgcaatcccattgacttcccttagcCCTAATGGACGGCAGGCGTACTGCAGTTGACAGGGACACCTATAAATGCAATTTAGCGCATCGCAACTAGGTGTGCTATACAGAACACTagaagattgaccacagcagggttgatcttccccatAGTATGGATGTATCCTGACCATGCTGTTGATACAAAGGTGGAACAAATTGCTAAACTGAACAATCATAAGTTTCTCAGATCGGGTGAGACTTCATCCTAGACATGTGAAGGGCTTCAACTATCAAATTGCCACACTACTAACTGGGGCATGTAACCTATCGCTTAAAGCAGCTTCTGTGCCAAATGATTGAAACACAACTAATGagatgcccatttttaaaaaaggaaagaggtcAGATTTTACCCAGTAATGGCCCATCAGCCTAACTTCAGCCTAACTGGTTGAAACACTAGTAAAGGATGGAAATATCAAACATGGATTGATGGGATTTGATGGGGAAGACCTatcaaagattttttaaaaggatgttgTACCTGACTGATCTTCAGAAGCTCCTA
The window above is part of the Carettochelys insculpta isolate YL-2023 chromosome 32, ASM3395843v1, whole genome shotgun sequence genome. Proteins encoded here:
- the LOC142004825 gene encoding olfactory receptor 6F1-like, with the protein product MAGTKIRNQTSVQDFILLGFPGAWYFRMSLAVLFSLTYVLTVIGNIGIIALVRTHPQLHTPMYFFLCNLSFLEIWLTTTSAPKAIGVTLGTSQTISFTACLMQMYILVSLGATECLLLAAMAYDRYLAICHPLRYSVLMNNTITAQLALASWLGGFLAVALVAALISRLSFCGANIINHFFCLTESWIVLSCTDTHVIELTTFFLSIIIVIFSCKITVVSYICIISTILRIPSTKAWQKAFSTCSAHLIVVTLWFSSCIILFVKPSAQNTQDLNKTVNIFNTIITPLLNPFVYTLRNKEVKEALGKTVRGTFSGFRKVSSY